Proteins encoded together in one Amphritea japonica ATCC BAA-1530 window:
- the cueR gene encoding Cu(I)-responsive transcriptional regulator, producing the protein MNISQAAAAAGLTSKTIRFYEQQGVIPAAARSANGYRIYTEQQVDMLRFIRRSRDMGFSLDESRELLQLSLDPQRTSASVKQKAEQQIKRIDQQLESLQQMRSLLEAVARECRGDDSADCPILDQLNGVAVDNDSQE; encoded by the coding sequence ATGAATATTTCCCAGGCTGCAGCGGCAGCTGGACTGACCAGTAAAACCATTCGCTTTTATGAGCAGCAAGGGGTTATTCCTGCGGCTGCCCGGTCGGCAAATGGCTATCGTATCTATACTGAGCAACAGGTGGATATGTTGCGCTTTATCAGACGATCCAGAGATATGGGGTTCTCGCTGGATGAGAGTCGCGAGCTATTACAACTATCACTGGATCCACAGCGCACCAGCGCAAGCGTTAAACAGAAAGCGGAGCAACAGATTAAACGAATTGATCAGCAGCTTGAATCATTACAGCAGATGCGTTCGCTACTCGAGGCGGTTGCCCGGGAGTGTCGTGGTGATGATAGTGCTGACTGTCCAATCTTAGACCAGTTAAATGGTGTGGCGGTCGATAACGATAGCCAGGAGTAG
- a CDS encoding DUF411 domain-containing protein, translating into MKKIVFMWIGLLSLSLNSYAADPVWLKGKTEQQYEITVYRSASCGCCKGWISHLKDHNFTVEDVVVNDVNSHKTRLGVPPKAASCHTAEVNGKVIEGHVPAQDIKRLLAVESDIQLLAVPGMPSGGPGMDTEGARKDSFTVFSMDSQNRVSSFSQYADY; encoded by the coding sequence ATGAAAAAGATCGTATTCATGTGGATAGGTCTGCTTAGCCTGTCACTGAACAGTTATGCTGCAGATCCTGTGTGGCTGAAAGGCAAAACAGAGCAGCAGTATGAAATTACGGTATATCGCAGTGCCAGCTGTGGCTGTTGTAAAGGCTGGATCAGCCACCTGAAAGATCACAACTTCACAGTTGAAGATGTGGTGGTAAATGATGTGAATTCCCATAAAACCCGTCTTGGGGTTCCGCCGAAAGCGGCCTCCTGTCATACCGCAGAAGTGAATGGCAAAGTGATAGAGGGGCATGTGCCTGCACAGGATATTAAACGCCTTCTGGCAGTCGAGAGTGATATTCAGTTACTGGCTGTGCCCGGGATGCCCTCAGGTGGTCCGGGGATGGATACCGAGGGCGCTCGTAAGGATTCCTTTACGGTATTCTCAATGGATAGCCAGAACCGGGTAAGCAGTTTTAGCCAGTATGCGGATTATTAA
- a CDS encoding c-type cytochrome, whose protein sequence is MKGLVILIGVILLSGCSDSEPRVEGRWYAQSQVDTGKQLFLDNCAECHGVAAQGTRDWNKPEADGKYPPPPLNGKAHAWHHPLKGLKQSIANGGIAIGGSMPGFGDKLSDSETDAVISYFQSKWPDQIYQAWIDRGGLN, encoded by the coding sequence ATGAAGGGCTTAGTGATATTAATCGGAGTTATTTTACTGAGTGGCTGTAGTGACTCAGAACCCAGGGTTGAGGGGCGTTGGTATGCACAGTCACAGGTGGATACGGGGAAGCAGTTATTTCTTGATAACTGTGCTGAGTGCCATGGGGTAGCCGCGCAGGGAACCCGGGATTGGAATAAGCCTGAAGCAGATGGTAAATACCCACCACCACCTTTGAATGGTAAAGCCCATGCCTGGCACCATCCATTAAAAGGCCTGAAGCAATCCATTGCTAATGGCGGGATCGCCATCGGTGGTAGCATGCCCGGATTTGGCGATAAGCTTTCCGACTCGGAGACTGACGCGGTGATCAGTTACTTTCAAAGTAAGTGGCCGGATCAGATTTATCAGGCCTGGATCGATCGGGGCGGGTTGAATTAA
- a CDS encoding NCS2 family permease — protein sequence MNALNRYFKISERGSDISTEIRAGFTTFLTMSYILFVNPQILSLAGMPANDVAIATALAAAVATFIMGVFANYPFALAPGMGLNAYFTFGVVKGMGVDWQVALVAVFIEGLIFMALAMTGVRTKLINAIPHCIKIATMTGIGLFLAIIGFQGAGLTVDHPATLVTLGSLHEPKVLLALVGIVLIATLIVKQVKGAILIGIVSLTLVAWVTGLSPAPDSIVAWPSLPKETFMALDFSQIFNATLITVVIAFLFVDIFDTAGTLLGVGRLGGFLNKKGELPGADRAFMADATGTTAGSLLGTSTVTTYIESATGIEEGGRTGLTAVTVAALFLLALFFTPLFTSVPALATAPALIVVGAMMMSAAREMDWNKLEDGVPAFLTIIAMPFTYSIAHGITLGVVSYVLIYTLTGKVKEIHPLMFILTAALIAYHTYI from the coding sequence ATGAATGCACTGAATCGATACTTTAAAATTTCAGAACGTGGCAGTGATATCTCTACTGAGATTCGGGCAGGTTTTACAACCTTTCTGACCATGTCCTATATCTTGTTTGTGAATCCACAAATTCTCAGCCTGGCGGGGATGCCAGCCAATGATGTCGCCATTGCGACCGCCTTAGCCGCAGCAGTCGCCACATTTATCATGGGCGTCTTTGCTAATTACCCCTTTGCGCTGGCTCCGGGAATGGGCCTGAACGCTTACTTTACCTTTGGTGTCGTAAAAGGCATGGGGGTCGATTGGCAGGTAGCACTGGTCGCCGTCTTTATTGAAGGCCTGATCTTTATGGCCCTGGCCATGACCGGTGTGCGGACCAAGTTAATCAATGCCATTCCACACTGTATAAAAATCGCGACCATGACCGGTATAGGCCTGTTTCTGGCCATTATCGGTTTTCAGGGGGCGGGGCTGACCGTAGATCACCCTGCGACGCTGGTAACCTTAGGCAGCCTCCACGAGCCCAAAGTACTCTTAGCACTGGTGGGTATCGTACTTATCGCGACACTGATCGTAAAACAGGTAAAAGGCGCAATTCTGATCGGTATTGTCAGCCTGACACTTGTCGCCTGGGTAACAGGGCTATCACCGGCGCCTGACTCCATTGTTGCCTGGCCAAGTCTGCCAAAAGAAACTTTTATGGCGCTGGATTTCAGCCAGATTTTTAACGCCACTCTCATCACTGTTGTGATTGCCTTTTTGTTTGTCGATATCTTTGATACAGCGGGTACATTACTGGGCGTTGGTCGTCTGGGCGGTTTCCTCAACAAGAAAGGTGAACTGCCGGGGGCTGACCGGGCGTTTATGGCCGATGCCACCGGCACCACTGCGGGCTCTTTACTCGGAACAAGTACCGTTACCACTTACATTGAATCAGCCACGGGTATTGAAGAGGGTGGTCGTACCGGCTTAACGGCCGTTACCGTAGCAGCGCTATTTCTGTTGGCGCTGTTCTTTACGCCGCTGTTTACCTCAGTACCGGCATTAGCGACGGCACCGGCCCTTATTGTAGTCGGTGCGATGATGATGTCTGCTGCGCGAGAGATGGACTGGAATAAACTGGAGGATGGCGTCCCTGCGTTCTTGACCATCATAGCCATGCCTTTCACATACTCTATCGCCCATGGTATTACCTTAGGCGTTGTCTCTTATGTGCTGATCTATACCCTGACCGGTAAAGTCAAAGAGATCCACCCACTGATGTTCATTTTAACTGCTGCACTGATCGCTTATCACACCTATATCTGA
- a CDS encoding phosphoribosyltransferase, giving the protein MVEKVYLSAQDLLEDSFRLALEVYNSGFRPDFIVGVWRGGTPVGIAVQELLDYMGVKTDHIAIRTSSYTGIGTRGKEVRVHGLDYLIRNVNQPDSLLIVDDVFDTGLSVKAVIDTLNEKARLNAPHDIRIATPWFKPANNKTDLEPHYYLHKSEDWLVFPHELQGLSREEIIASKPGLKAIFDEYEV; this is encoded by the coding sequence ATGGTTGAAAAAGTTTATCTGAGTGCGCAGGACCTTCTTGAGGACTCTTTTCGTTTGGCGCTGGAAGTCTATAACAGCGGCTTTCGCCCTGACTTTATTGTGGGTGTATGGCGTGGAGGCACGCCAGTGGGGATCGCCGTACAGGAACTGCTGGATTATATGGGCGTGAAGACGGACCATATTGCTATTCGAACCTCATCCTATACGGGTATCGGTACTCGCGGTAAAGAGGTACGGGTACATGGGCTGGATTATCTGATTCGCAATGTAAACCAGCCTGATTCCCTGCTGATTGTAGATGATGTCTTCGATACCGGTCTGAGTGTGAAAGCGGTGATTGATACGCTAAACGAAAAAGCGCGTCTGAATGCACCCCATGATATTCGGATCGCTACGCCATGGTTTAAACCGGCAAACAACAAGACAGATCTGGAACCGCACTATTATCTGCATAAATCAGAAGACTGGCTGGTGTTCCCGCATGAGCTTCAGGGCTTGAGTCGGGAAGAAATTATTGCAAGCAAGCCGGGATTGAAAGCGATCTTCGATGAGTATGAAGTCTGA
- the fusA gene encoding elongation factor G, which yields MADLSHYRNIGIFAHVDAGKTTTTERILKLTGKIHKTGEVHDGESTTDFMEQEAERGITIQSAAITTFWKDHRMNIIDTPGHVDFTVEVYRSLKVLDGGVGVFCGSGGVEPQSETNWRYADESGVSRIIFVNKLDRMGADFHRVVDQVENVLAAKPLIMVLPIGREEDFVGVVDLLTRQAFVWDDSGLPENFEVRDIPADMVEDVEMYREQLIETAVELDDDLMMAYMDGEEPAMEDIKRCIRTGTRDLTFFPTYCGSAFKNKGIQLILDAVVDYLPSPTDVIPQDLTDEVGEPTGEVATVSTDEPFRALAFKIMDDRFGALTFVRIYSGVLNKGDTILNSFTGKTERIGRMCEMEADERKELSTAQAGDIIAIVGMKNVQTGHTLCDPKNECTLEAMVFPEPVISIAVTPKDKGGAEKMGVAIGKMVAEDPTFIVETDEDSGETILKGMGELHLDIKVDILKRTYGVELIVGQPQVAYRETITQPLEDSYTHKKQSGGSGQFGKIDYRIKPGEQNTGFTFASTVVGGNVPKEFFPAIEKGFKSMMDTGPLAGFPVLDVEIELFDGGFHAVDSSAVAFEIAAKGAFRQSMPKAGPQLLEPVMKVDVFTPEDHVGDVIGDLNRRRGMILGQEAAGSGVRIKADVPLSEMFGYIGSLRTMTSGRGQFSMEFAHYSACPNSVAEKVIAEEKERKANK from the coding sequence ATGGCTGACTTATCTCATTACCGTAATATCGGTATTTTTGCCCACGTTGACGCGGGTAAAACAACGACTACTGAACGTATCCTGAAACTGACCGGTAAGATCCACAAGACCGGTGAGGTTCATGATGGTGAATCTACAACTGACTTCATGGAACAGGAAGCTGAGCGCGGAATTACTATCCAGTCTGCTGCGATCACTACCTTCTGGAAAGATCACCGCATGAACATCATCGATACTCCAGGACACGTTGACTTCACTGTAGAAGTTTACCGTTCTCTGAAAGTACTTGATGGTGGTGTTGGTGTATTCTGTGGTTCTGGTGGTGTTGAACCTCAATCAGAAACTAACTGGCGTTATGCGGATGAGTCGGGCGTTTCCCGTATCATCTTCGTAAACAAGCTGGACCGTATGGGCGCAGATTTCCATCGCGTTGTTGATCAGGTTGAAAATGTACTGGCTGCTAAGCCGCTGATCATGGTTCTGCCAATTGGCCGTGAAGAGGACTTCGTAGGTGTTGTTGACCTGCTGACTCGTCAGGCTTTTGTTTGGGATGACTCTGGTCTGCCTGAAAACTTTGAGGTTCGCGACATTCCTGCCGATATGGTAGAAGATGTTGAAATGTACCGTGAGCAGCTAATTGAAACAGCAGTAGAGCTGGACGATGATCTGATGATGGCCTACATGGACGGCGAAGAGCCTGCTATGGAAGACATCAAGCGTTGTATCCGTACCGGTACTCGTGATCTGACATTCTTCCCAACTTACTGTGGTTCTGCATTCAAGAACAAAGGTATCCAGCTTATTCTGGATGCGGTTGTTGATTACCTGCCAAGCCCAACAGATGTTATTCCACAAGATCTGACCGACGAAGTTGGTGAGCCAACAGGTGAAGTTGCGACAGTATCTACTGATGAGCCTTTCCGTGCACTGGCATTCAAAATCATGGATGACCGTTTCGGCGCCCTGACCTTTGTTCGTATCTACTCAGGTGTATTGAATAAGGGTGATACCATCCTTAACTCTTTCACTGGTAAAACCGAACGTATCGGTCGTATGTGTGAAATGGAAGCCGATGAGCGTAAAGAGCTGAGCACTGCTCAGGCTGGCGACATTATTGCAATCGTTGGTATGAAAAACGTACAAACAGGTCACACCCTTTGTGATCCTAAAAATGAATGTACGCTTGAAGCGATGGTATTCCCTGAGCCAGTAATCTCAATCGCAGTAACACCTAAAGATAAGGGTGGTGCTGAGAAGATGGGCGTTGCGATCGGTAAGATGGTTGCAGAAGATCCTACTTTCATCGTTGAAACTGATGAAGATTCCGGTGAAACCATCCTGAAAGGTATGGGTGAATTGCACCTGGATATCAAGGTAGACATCCTGAAGCGTACTTACGGTGTTGAACTGATTGTGGGTCAGCCACAGGTTGCTTACCGTGAGACTATTACACAGCCTCTGGAAGATTCTTATACCCATAAGAAGCAGTCTGGTGGTTCTGGTCAGTTTGGTAAGATCGATTACCGCATCAAGCCGGGCGAGCAGAACACTGGCTTTACGTTCGCGTCTACTGTTGTTGGTGGTAACGTACCTAAGGAATTCTTCCCGGCTATCGAGAAGGGCTTCAAGAGCATGATGGATACTGGTCCTCTGGCAGGCTTCCCTGTACTGGATGTTGAAATTGAACTGTTCGATGGTGGTTTCCACGCGGTTGACTCCTCTGCGGTTGCATTTGAAATCGCTGCGAAGGGTGCTTTCCGTCAGTCTATGCCTAAAGCGGGTCCACAGTTGCTGGAACCTGTTATGAAGGTTGACGTGTTTACTCCTGAAGATCACGTTGGTGATGTTATCGGTGACCTTAACCGTCGTCGTGGCATGATCCTGGGTCAGGAAGCTGCAGGTTCAGGCGTACGTATTAAAGCTGACGTACCTCTGTCTGAGATGTTCGGTTATATCGGATCTCTGCGTACTATGACTTCTGGTCGTGGTCAGTTCTCTATGGAATTTGCACACTACTCTGCATGTCCTAACTCTGTTGCAGAGAAGGTTATTGCTGAAGAGAAAGAGCGTAAAGCTAACAAGTAA
- a CDS encoding sigma-54 interaction domain-containing protein, with protein sequence MTTASWLKTMRNVLDSYSYPAVLIDVDYNVVATNKSYDFRFGGLSGHRSAKCYFLSHGYQRPCDLEGETCPMQEARYSGQRASVLHIHNTPQGKEHVGIDTIPITDDSEQTYFIEVMKPIREVSAEPIANKMIGRSRAFNELVELIQRVGRTDTNVLLMGASGAGKELAAQAIHSASSRANMPFVTVECSGLTDSLFESELFGHVRGAFTGATHSRTGLVQSAQGGTLFLDEVGDVPLHLQVKLLRLIETKTFRSVGDTKPTAADFRLVCATHKSLSDMVENGEFREDLYHRISTFPIRLPSLTDRIEDLPLLVESILMRIEDKVPLKLTEEALELLARQPFKGNVRELKNILERAVVLRNEDVIGRDVIQRSLDLLPVTQAKNSNLNSLRQLAEQGISLEILEQRYLKELMSVCADKTQAADIAGCSLRTLYRKLNQ encoded by the coding sequence ATGACGACAGCAAGCTGGTTGAAAACGATGCGTAATGTACTGGATAGCTATAGTTATCCAGCGGTGCTGATTGATGTGGATTATAACGTCGTTGCTACCAATAAAAGTTATGATTTTCGTTTTGGTGGGCTCAGTGGTCACCGTTCGGCAAAATGCTACTTTCTCTCTCACGGTTACCAGCGCCCCTGTGATCTTGAAGGCGAGACCTGTCCCATGCAAGAGGCTCGTTACAGCGGTCAGCGGGCCAGTGTGCTGCATATTCATAATACGCCTCAGGGAAAAGAGCATGTCGGTATCGACACAATCCCCATAACCGATGATAGCGAGCAGACCTACTTTATCGAGGTGATGAAACCGATTCGTGAAGTCAGTGCTGAGCCTATTGCCAATAAAATGATTGGCCGTAGCAGAGCCTTTAATGAGCTAGTGGAGCTGATTCAGCGGGTGGGTAGAACTGATACTAATGTCTTGCTAATGGGGGCTTCAGGAGCGGGTAAAGAGCTGGCTGCTCAGGCCATCCACTCTGCCAGTTCCCGTGCCAATATGCCCTTTGTTACGGTAGAGTGCTCCGGGTTGACCGATAGTCTGTTTGAGAGCGAGCTCTTTGGTCATGTCAGAGGCGCTTTTACCGGAGCAACACACTCGCGAACCGGTCTGGTTCAATCAGCTCAGGGGGGGACGTTGTTCCTCGATGAAGTGGGAGATGTTCCCCTGCATCTTCAGGTAAAGCTCCTGCGTTTAATTGAGACCAAAACGTTCCGTTCAGTCGGTGATACTAAGCCTACGGCGGCCGATTTCAGGTTGGTCTGCGCAACCCACAAAAGTTTATCTGATATGGTCGAGAATGGAGAGTTTAGGGAAGATCTTTACCATCGAATCAGCACCTTTCCTATCCGCTTGCCATCGTTGACAGACCGGATCGAGGACCTTCCTCTGCTGGTGGAAAGTATTCTGATGAGAATTGAGGATAAGGTGCCGCTGAAACTTACGGAGGAGGCGCTGGAGCTATTGGCCCGACAGCCGTTTAAAGGCAATGTGCGGGAATTGAAAAATATTCTTGAGAGAGCGGTTGTGCTGCGAAACGAAGATGTAATCGGGCGTGATGTTATTCAGCGAAGTCTTGATCTGTTACCGGTTACACAAGCTAAAAATAGCAACCTTAATAGTCTGCGTCAGTTGGCAGAGCAGGGGATAAGCCTCGAGATACTAGAGCAACGTTATCTCAAAGAGCTGATGTCTGTTTGTGCTGATAAGACCCAGGCAGCTGATATTGCTGGTTGCAGTTTAAGAACTCTCTATCGCAAATTAAATCAGTAA
- a CDS encoding 2Fe-2S iron-sulfur cluster-binding protein, protein MTTIRLSPSGKEVEAKSGETVLETLENAGYALPNNCRAGACGECKVKVLEGEFDQGLVMDMALSKEERAEGFGLMCMCKPLSPTLEIDWGTDDAMPKLFPPKENVRCMIVDRIERTPRIAEIRLRPVGEAIRFWPGQYVSLTNTSRTVTPRSYSIANAPRPDGEIVLQITRVPDGETSNWVHDEVLPGTMVNLSGPYGTFIGDPGTDAPVLCLAAGTGLAPIMGLADAALRRGYNKPVHLMFSARKEEDLYCKGQLELWNVRHRRFKFIPTLTQEEKEGVLSGRIPNILKDHYPDLSKHAIYIAGSPEFVDTCISAAKQLGAQDDMIHTEGFFDQALPETPASDRLV, encoded by the coding sequence ATGACTACGATCCGTTTATCCCCGTCAGGTAAAGAAGTTGAAGCTAAATCCGGTGAAACCGTACTGGAAACCCTTGAAAATGCCGGTTATGCCCTACCGAATAATTGTCGGGCAGGTGCTTGTGGTGAATGTAAAGTAAAGGTCCTGGAAGGCGAGTTTGACCAGGGCCTGGTGATGGATATGGCGTTATCTAAGGAAGAGCGAGCAGAGGGCTTTGGCCTGATGTGTATGTGTAAACCGCTCAGTCCGACGCTTGAGATCGACTGGGGAACCGATGACGCGATGCCGAAACTGTTTCCGCCTAAGGAAAACGTTCGCTGCATGATTGTCGATCGGATCGAACGTACTCCCCGTATCGCTGAGATTCGTCTACGCCCGGTTGGTGAAGCCATTCGTTTCTGGCCCGGTCAATACGTGAGTCTGACGAACACTTCCCGCACTGTAACACCACGATCCTATTCAATTGCTAACGCTCCTCGTCCGGATGGCGAGATTGTACTGCAGATCACCCGAGTGCCTGATGGGGAAACCAGTAACTGGGTACATGATGAAGTGCTCCCGGGTACGATGGTTAACCTGTCTGGTCCATATGGAACGTTTATCGGCGACCCTGGTACCGATGCTCCGGTACTTTGTCTGGCGGCAGGCACCGGTCTGGCACCGATAATGGGCCTGGCGGATGCAGCATTGCGTCGTGGATATAATAAGCCGGTTCACCTGATGTTCTCAGCCCGCAAAGAGGAAGATCTCTATTGTAAGGGGCAGTTAGAGTTGTGGAATGTACGTCATCGTCGTTTTAAGTTTATTCCAACTTTAACTCAGGAAGAGAAAGAGGGAGTGCTCAGTGGCCGTATTCCTAATATTCTCAAAGATCACTACCCAGACCTGTCAAAGCATGCGATCTATATTGCGGGCAGCCCTGAATTTGTTGATACCTGTATCTCTGCAGCAAAACAGTTAGGTGCTCAGGACGATATGATCCATACCGAAGGCTTCTTTGATCAGGCTCTGCCGGAAACGCCAGCTTCCGACCGATTAGTCTGA
- a CDS encoding ABC transporter ATP-binding protein, producing the protein MDSENAKVVFSTAGLTKVYGQGPAAVSALRGVDLQLLQGELVVLLGASGSGKSTLLNILGGLDQPTEGSITFFDRSLSGMSDADLTLYRRDHIGFVFQFYNLMPSLTARENVELVTEIAESPLSPEEALALVGLSERMDHFPAQLSGGEQQRVAIARAVAKQPRVLFCDEPTGALDSTSGRQVMEVLQQVNRELGTTVIIITHAATIAGMADRVIHFADGLIRKVDLNTQKTLAQDLVW; encoded by the coding sequence ATGGATTCAGAAAACGCCAAAGTTGTCTTTAGCACTGCCGGGCTGACTAAGGTATATGGTCAGGGTCCGGCTGCAGTATCGGCCCTGCGAGGGGTAGACCTGCAGCTATTGCAAGGGGAACTGGTGGTTTTACTGGGGGCTTCCGGTAGCGGTAAATCGACTTTACTGAATATATTGGGGGGGCTTGATCAGCCAACTGAGGGAAGCATAACCTTTTTTGATCGAAGCCTGAGCGGCATGTCAGATGCTGATCTGACCCTCTATCGTCGTGACCATATCGGCTTTGTTTTCCAGTTTTATAATCTGATGCCAAGTCTTACCGCGCGCGAAAATGTTGAGCTAGTGACCGAAATTGCCGAAAGCCCACTTAGCCCGGAAGAGGCTCTGGCACTGGTGGGGCTGAGTGAACGGATGGATCATTTCCCGGCGCAGCTGTCAGGCGGTGAGCAGCAACGGGTAGCAATTGCCCGGGCGGTGGCAAAGCAACCCAGAGTTTTGTTTTGTGATGAACCCACCGGGGCACTGGATAGTACCAGTGGCCGACAGGTGATGGAGGTGCTGCAGCAGGTGAATCGGGAACTGGGTACTACGGTGATTATTATCACTCATGCCGCAACGATTGCGGGTATGGCCGATCGGGTGATCCATTTTGCTGACGGACTGATTAGAAAGGTTGATCTGAACACTCAAAAAACCTTAGCCCAAGATCTTGTCTGGTGA
- a CDS encoding ABC transporter permease, which produces MPALIGISPLNRKLLRDLWRMKGQVMAIALVIALGVLMLVMMNGLVRSLEDTRTAYYERHRLAQVFAPLQRAPQSLLDRIAELEGVTAVAGRVTGSALINIQGQPLPLSAQAVSLPDRGEARLNDIYLTSGRRPDPSHEDEIILLQDFARAHGLNPGDSLSATMHGARRAFRIVGLAQAPEFLYSAAPGEFVPDDARFAVIWMSQSALAAVYDMNGAFNQLLLGASADSSLPAMLDRVDTLLEPYGGLGAYGLADHVSNRFIEEEISGLRVSSRTVPPVFLAVAAFLLNIVVSRMIQAEREQIGLLKAFGYRDVEITLHYMKFVFVIAVGGALIGCLLGVLSGRSLAQVYQSYYKFPFLLFQVDPITFLIGVLVSILAAAAGGMVVLQSVFRLTPAVAMQPPAPADYSRSAALASFLKRFLDPPGRMVARRLLRQPGRAAGGVIGIAAGMSLAVAMLNVMSAFDRTLELSFSLIDRSDLSVSFVEPLSDKVLYELQSIDGVIEVEPVRTVAVLFSNGQHSYRGAVTGLPPAARLNRALDVRQQAIPLRTEGVVLAVALADILQVNPGDMLSLDVREGRQPQLQVPVTGVADSLIGSPAYMALDSLNRVLREPHRVSGAYLRIDSAKQDAIYRQIKLLPAIAGVSLKQEAREAFQTLIDTSAGAVRYLMAAIAGVITFGIVYNSARIAFAERARDLASLRVIGFTRGETAFVLLAELSIITLLALPLGGLLGYFLVFAISEGFSTDLYRVSAVFVPQSYGIAALAVIIAALLSGWLVKRDIDRIDLVSALKVRE; this is translated from the coding sequence ATGCCTGCCCTAATAGGAATCTCACCGCTTAATCGTAAATTATTGCGAGACTTGTGGCGCATGAAGGGGCAGGTGATGGCGATTGCACTGGTGATCGCTCTGGGTGTACTGATGCTGGTGATGATGAATGGTTTAGTTCGGTCGCTTGAAGATACCCGAACGGCCTATTATGAGCGCCATCGACTTGCGCAGGTCTTTGCTCCTTTGCAGCGGGCTCCCCAGTCACTACTGGATCGGATAGCTGAATTAGAAGGTGTAACGGCAGTCGCAGGCAGGGTGACCGGCAGTGCGCTGATTAATATTCAGGGCCAGCCACTGCCGCTGAGCGCTCAGGCTGTATCGCTGCCTGATCGGGGAGAGGCCAGACTTAATGATATCTACCTTACGTCCGGAAGGCGTCCCGATCCCTCCCATGAGGATGAAATCATCCTGTTGCAGGATTTTGCCAGAGCCCATGGGTTGAATCCCGGTGATTCTTTGTCTGCAACAATGCACGGAGCCCGCAGAGCTTTCAGGATCGTTGGTTTGGCACAGGCTCCCGAATTTCTGTATTCAGCGGCTCCTGGAGAGTTTGTGCCCGATGATGCCCGGTTTGCGGTGATCTGGATGAGCCAATCGGCGCTGGCGGCCGTCTACGATATGAACGGTGCCTTCAATCAACTACTGCTGGGAGCCTCTGCAGACAGTTCCCTGCCTGCGATGCTCGATCGGGTCGATACTCTGCTGGAACCCTATGGGGGGTTGGGCGCCTATGGGTTGGCGGATCATGTGTCTAATCGTTTTATCGAAGAGGAGATCAGTGGTCTGAGGGTCTCCAGTCGTACGGTGCCGCCGGTGTTTCTGGCGGTGGCGGCCTTTCTGCTCAATATCGTTGTTTCCAGAATGATTCAGGCGGAGCGGGAGCAGATCGGTCTGCTGAAAGCGTTTGGCTACAGAGACGTTGAAATCACGCTACATTATATGAAGTTTGTTTTTGTTATCGCCGTTGGCGGGGCGCTGATCGGGTGCTTGCTGGGGGTGCTCTCCGGTAGAAGTCTGGCGCAGGTATATCAAAGCTATTACAAATTTCCTTTTCTGTTGTTTCAGGTTGATCCGATAACGTTTCTCATCGGGGTCCTGGTGAGTATTCTGGCCGCGGCAGCGGGTGGAATGGTGGTGTTGCAGTCTGTTTTTCGTCTCACCCCGGCGGTGGCGATGCAGCCACCGGCGCCCGCAGACTATAGTCGTTCTGCTGCGCTGGCTTCATTTCTAAAGCGCTTTCTGGACCCGCCGGGGCGGATGGTTGCCCGGCGGCTACTGCGCCAGCCCGGCAGGGCTGCAGGTGGAGTGATCGGCATAGCAGCAGGTATGTCGCTGGCGGTGGCGATGCTCAATGTAATGAGTGCTTTTGACCGAACGCTGGAATTGAGTTTTAGTCTGATCGATCGGAGTGATCTATCGGTAAGTTTCGTTGAGCCGCTATCTGACAAGGTTTTGTATGAATTACAGAGCATCGATGGTGTTATAGAGGTGGAGCCGGTCCGCACCGTTGCTGTTCTGTTCAGCAATGGGCAGCACAGCTACCGCGGAGCGGTTACCGGGTTACCTCCAGCTGCCAGACTTAACCGGGCGCTGGATGTTCGACAGCAAGCGATCCCGCTGCGTACAGAGGGCGTTGTGCTGGCTGTCGCGCTGGCGGATATTCTCCAGGTGAACCCGGGAGATATGTTGAGTCTGGATGTCAGAGAGGGGCGTCAACCGCAGCTACAGGTGCCGGTGACGGGGGTGGCAGATTCATTAATTGGTTCGCCTGCTTATATGGCACTGGATAGCCTTAATCGTGTGCTGCGCGAACCGCATCGGGTATCAGGGGCCTATCTGCGTATCGACAGTGCAAAGCAGGATGCAATTTATAGGCAGATTAAATTGTTACCAGCGATTGCTGGGGTGAGTCTTAAGCAGGAGGCCCGGGAGGCGTTTCAGACGCTGATTGACACCAGCGCTGGCGCGGTGCGCTATCTGATGGCGGCCATCGCCGGGGTGATTACTTTTGGTATCGTCTATAACAGTGCGCGTATCGCTTTTGCTGAGCGGGCCCGGGACCTTGCCAGTCTCAGAGTCATAGGTTTTACCCGTGGGGAAACAGCGTTTGTGCTGTTGGCTGAGCTGAGTATTATTACGTTACTGGCGTTACCGTTGGGCGGACTGCTCGGATATTTTTTGGTGTTTGCGATATCTGAAGGCTTCAGTACCGATCTTTACCGGGTATCGGCGGTGTTTGTGCCGCAAAGCTATGGCATAGCGGCGCTGGCGGTGATTATCGCGGCACTGTTGTCCGGCTGGTTGGTAAAGCGAGATATCGACCGGATAGATCTGGTTTCAGCTTTGAAAGTGAGGGAGTAG